One genomic region from Prunus persica cultivar Lovell chromosome G3, Prunus_persica_NCBIv2, whole genome shotgun sequence encodes:
- the LOC18788112 gene encoding uncharacterized protein LOC18788112 translates to MALAQSGWKLSYSNSWVRVVGVSRRSSGAAAKPAIFQASCPPPSPAIAVKIRRKCLSNWRWTQQPPQLLEDKKSDASFFIRCSKYGSSIGAASNTNSGKGYLASTDQELMSQCQMDTFKASGPGGQHRNKRESAVRLKHLPTGLAAQAVEDRSQHMNRASALARLRALIALKVRNTVDLDAYSPPQELLQILPQKSTIRGSDCGPQIGPNNPKFILGMQALLDLIFAVEGSVSEAAKFLGLSTGALSRLILSNDSLRLAVNELRFSKGMKPLK, encoded by the exons ATGGCCCTGGCACAGTCAGGGTGGAAATTATCATATTCAAATTCATGGGTTAGAGTAGTTGGAGTTTCAAGAAGAAGCAGTGGCGCAGCTGCTAAGCCTGCTATATTTCAAGCATCATGTCCACCTCCGTCTCCAGCCATAGCTgtgaaaataagaagaaaatgctTAAGCAACTGGAGGTGGACGCAACAGCCACCACAATTACTGGAAGACAAGAAAAGCGACGCCTCCTTCTTCATACGGTGCTCTAAGTACGGAAGCAGCATTGGTGCCGCAAGTAATACGAATAGCGGAAAGGGATATCTGGCATCTACGGACCAAGAGCTGATGAGTCAGTGCCAAATGGACACTTTCAAGGCGTCGGGCCCAGGGGGTCAGCACCGTAACAAGCGAGAGTCTGCCGTACGCCTCAAGCACCTCCCCACCGGTCTTGCTGCGcag GCTGTCGAGGACCGATCCCAACACATGAATCGTGCCTCAGCCTTGGCTCGTCTTCGCGCTCTTATAGCTCTAAAAG TCAGGAACACTGTGGATCTTGATGCTTATTCCCCTCCTCAAGAGCTTCTTCAAATTCTTCCCCAAAAGTCTACCATTAGAGGATCAGATTGTGGTCCCCAAATTGGACCCAATAATCCTAAGTTCATTTTG GGAATGCAAGCTCTGTTGGATCTCATTTTTGCAGTTGAGGGTTCTGTCTCAGAGGCAGCCAAGTTTCTTGG GTTAAGCACAGGTGCCCTGTCACGGTTAATACTCTCAAATGATTCTCTCCGACTGGCAGTCAATGAACTAAGGTTTTCTAAG GGTATGAAGCCTCTCAAGTAG
- the LOC109947851 gene encoding protein ALP1-like has product MDQRRMLLLLLLEMWHLETMCACTILVLMMLKNMRRNRRLLERRSLNNRSFVRHENRLRYLNSILGNDRECVSELRMDLKTFGLLCDLLRTDGRLKNDGLVTVEEQVCMFLHMLAHHVKNRTIRNRFVRSGETISRYFNSVLQGILRLQGSLLRVPEPVGDNCTDHRWKWFKNCLGALDGTYIKVRVAETEKPRYRTRKGEIATNVLAVCSRDMQFIFVLPGWEGSASDSRVLRDAITRPNGLRVPTGYYYLVDGGYTNGEGFLAPYRGTRYHLSEWREGNTPVNHQEYFNMKHAKARNVIERCFGLLKARWCILRSPSFYPIKTQCRIITACCLLHNLIRREMSRDPLEYEINEIEETENVIEGDMVGTIGASDEWTTWRNDLAFQMYNEWQGNANN; this is encoded by the exons ATGGATCAAAGACGAATGTTGTTGTTATTATTGTTGGAGATGTGGCATTTAGAGACCATGTGTGCTTGCACGATTCTTGTGCTTATGATGCtaaaaaatatgagaagaaATCGAAGACTTTTAGAAAGACGTTCCCTCAATAACCGTTCGTTTGTTAGACATGAGAATCGATTACGTTATTTGAACAGTATATTAGGCAATGATAGAGAATGTGTGAGTGAACTAAGAATGGATTTAAAGacatttggtttattatgTGATTTGCTTCGCACGGATGGAAGGTTAAAGAATGACGGTTTGGTGACTGTGGAGGAGCAAGTATGTATGTTCTTGCATATGCTTGCTCATCATGTTAAGAATCGTACTATTAGAAATAGATTTGTTCGATCAGGAGAGACTATTAGTAGGTACTTCAATTCCGTGTTACAAGGCATTTTAAGATTACAAGGTAGCCTATTGAGAGTACCGGAACCTGTAGGTGATAACTGCACAGATCATAGATGGAAATGGTTTAAG AATTGCTTGGGAGCACTAGATGGAACATACATTAAAGTGCGAGTAGCTGAAACCGAAAAACCGAGATATCGGACTAGAAAGGGAGAAATTGCAACAAATGTGTTGGCCGTTTGCTCACGTGATATGCAATTCATATTTGTGTTGCCGGGTTGGGAGGGATCCGCATCCGACTCTAGAGTCCTTCGAGATGCCATAACTAGGCCTAATGGATTAAGAGTTCCTACCG GTTATTATTACCTTGTAGATGGTGGGTACACAAATGGTGAGGGATTTCTCGCACCATATAGAGGAACACGGTATCATCTATCGGAATGGAGAGAAGGAAATACACCTGTAAATCATcaagaatattttaatatgaagcaTGCTAAAGCAAGAAACGTAATAGAACGTTGCTTTGGGTTGCTAAAAGCTAGATGGTGCATACTAAGGAGTCCATCTTTTTATCCAATAAAGACACAATGTCGAATAATTACGGCTTGTTGTCTTTTACATAATCTCATTAGGAGGGAGATGTCTAGAGATCCACTAGAGTatgaaataaatgaaattgaagagacGGAAAATGTGATAGAAGGTGATATGGTTGGCACCATTGGAGCATCGGATGAATGGACTACTTGGAGGAATGACTTGGCGTTCCAAATGTATAATGAGTGGCAAGGAAATGCGAATAACTAG
- the LOC18788067 gene encoding cathepsin B, which produces MNGRKMATIQQLYFATSLLLLGAISGFYPQFIAAKPVTKSKLNSRILQDSIIKQINDNPMAGWEAAMNPRFSNYTVSQFMHLLGVKPTPRKDLQSFPILTHPKSLKLPTNFDARTAWPQCNTIGRILDQGHCGSCWAFAAVEALSDRFCIHFGMNISLSVNDLLACCGFMCGDGCDGGYPIYAWRYFVHHGVVTEECDPYFDPTGCSHPGCEPAYPTPKCVKKCTDKNQLWKNSKRYSINAYRINSDSHSIMAEVYSNGPVEVAFTVYEDFAHYKSGVYRHIKGDVLGGHAVKLIGWGTTDAGEDYWLLANQWNRSWGDDGYFMIKRGTNECGIEEDVVAGLPSLKNFIREVASADAVVGDVSI; this is translated from the exons ATGAACGGGAGGAAGATGGCTACAATTCAGCAGCTATATTTTGCGACTTCGCTGTTGCTTTTAGGCGCCATTTCCGGCTTTTACCCACAG TTCATTGCAGCCAAACCAGTTACCAAGAGTAAGCTTAATTCTCGTATTCTTCAG GACTCAATCATTAAGCAGATAAATGACAACCCCATGGCTGGATGGGAAGCTGCCATGAATCCCCGATTCTCCAATTACACT GTTAGCCAGTTTATGCACCTTCTGGGAGTTAAACCAACACCCCGAAAGGATTTGCAGAGTTTTCCTATTTTAACTCATCCAAAATCTTTGAAGTTGCCAACTAATTTTGATGCAAGAACAGCTTGGCCTCAGTGCAACACAATTGGAAGAATTCTAG ATCAG GGTCACTGTGGCTCTTGTTGGGCTTTTGCTGCTGTTGAAGCACTATCAGACCGTTTTTGCATCCATTTTGGCATG AACATATCACTTTCTGTTAATGATCTCTTAGCGTGTTGTGGTTTCATGTGTGGAGATGGTTGTGATGGGGGGTATCCAATTTATGCTTGGCGATACTTTGTCCACCACGGTGTTGTCACTGAAGAG TGTGACCCATACTTCGATCCAACTGGCTGTTCACACCCTGGGTGTGAGCCCGCATATCCTACTCCAAAGTGTGTTAAAAAGTGTACAGATAAAAACCAGCTATGGAAGAATTCAAAGCGTTATAGTATCAATGCATATAGAATCAATTCTGATTCCCACAGTATCATGGCAGAGGTTTATAGTAATGGACCAGTTGAGGTCGCCTTCACTGTTTACGAG GATTTTGCACACTATAAATCAGGAGTTTACAGACATATTAAAGGTGATGTATTGGGAGGTCATGCTGTTAAGCTAATTGGGTGGGGGACAACCGATGCTGGGGAGGACTATTGG CTTCTCGCAAATCAGTGGAACAGAAGCTGGGGTGAC GATGGTTACTTCATGATCAAAAGAGGAACAAATGAGTGTGGAATTGAAGAGGATGTGGTTGCTGGTTTGCCTTCATTGAAAAATTTTATAAGGGAAGTTGCGAGTGCGGATGCTGTTGTGGGTGATGTTTCAATTTGA